The Candidatus Binataceae bacterium genome window below encodes:
- a CDS encoding gamma-glutamylcyclotransferase family protein: protein MSRHDEDGALFVYGTLLDAAHRRSLLGREVAAAPALLGGYERLRGRYFYVVRRPGAEVAGLVLSGLGERDLAVLDHYEAVPRLYTREKLEVADAGGAMLRCWVYLPTAKLLALRT, encoded by the coding sequence TATGGCACGCTGCTCGACGCAGCCCATCGCAGGTCGCTCCTCGGACGCGAAGTCGCCGCTGCTCCTGCGCTGCTCGGGGGCTACGAGCGGCTGCGCGGCCGCTACTTCTATGTCGTCCGCCGCCCAGGCGCCGAGGTCGCGGGGCTGGTGCTGAGCGGGCTCGGCGAGCGCGACCTCGCGGTGCTCGATCATTACGAGGCCGTGCCGCGGCTCTACACGCGGGAGAAACTCGAAGTTGCGGACGCGGGCGGCGCGATGCTTCGATGCTGGGTTTACCTGCCGACGGCGAAGCTGCTCGCGCTCAGGACCTGA